Proteins encoded together in one Aurantiacibacter aquimixticola window:
- a CDS encoding DUF1192 domain-containing protein — translation MAADVAQQMEDDDLPRMRSDAAALLATESLDTYSQDELMARVQQLEAEIVRVKAHHAKAADHRKVADALFKPRETD, via the coding sequence ATGGCTGCCGATGTTGCACAACAGATGGAAGACGACGACCTTCCCCGGATGCGATCCGATGCGGCGGCGCTGCTAGCCACGGAATCGCTCGATACCTATTCGCAGGACGAATTGATGGCCCGCGTCCAGCAATTGGAGGCGGAAATCGTTCGGGTGAAGGCGCATCACGCGAAGGCGGCGGACCATCGCAAGGTGGCCGATGCGCTGTTCAAGCCCAGAGAAACCGATTGA
- the clpA gene encoding ATP-dependent Clp protease ATP-binding subunit ClpA → MPSFAQNLEKTLHGAIQHAIDRSHEYATLEHLLLALVQDSDAVEVMDACGVDKDELTGVVRQYLDQEYQSLKTEEDADPQPTAGFQRVIQRAILHVQSSGKDTVTGANVLVALFSERDSYAVYFLQQQDMSRLDAVSFISHGIGKGGRQIENRAASAGEEEAQTRGDDKGEKKKDSALDQFCVNLNQKALDGKVDPLIGRGPEVDRTVQILCRRSKNNPLYVGDPGVGKTAIAEGLARKIVEGEVPDVLEDAVIYSLDMGALLAGTRYRGDFEERLKQVVNELEKMPEAILFIDEIHTVIGAGATSGGAMDASNLLKPALSSGAIRCVGSTTYKEFRNHFEKDRALLRRFQKIDVNEPTIEDTVKILKGLRSAFEEHHKVKYTPDAIKTAVEMSARYINDRKLPDKAIDVIDEVGAMQMLVPPSRRRKTITAKEIEKVVATMARIPPKSVSKDDRAALANLEKDLKRVVFGQDEAIDRLSTAMKLSRAGLRDPDKPIGSFLFSGPTGVGKTEVARQLASIMGIELKRFDMSEYMERHSVSRLIGAPPGYVGYDQGGLLTDAIDQHPHCVLLLDEIEKAHPDLFNILLQVMDNGKLTDHHGKTVDFRNVVLVMTTNAGASDAAKQGIGFGAGQRTDASEEAVKKMFTPEFRNRLDAIVPFGYLGTNTISRVVDKFILQLELQLADQNVHIQFDGDAREWLGKRGYDKLMGARPMGRLIQEKVKQPLAEELLFGKLASGGEVHVSVKDDKLAFELTPAPPKSKPKRKKAAAKKKPDASAGDGGDDSTGDSES, encoded by the coding sequence ATGCCAAGTTTCGCGCAGAATCTAGAAAAAACACTCCACGGGGCCATCCAGCACGCGATCGACCGGAGCCACGAATATGCCACGCTGGAGCACCTGTTGCTGGCGCTCGTGCAGGACAGCGATGCTGTCGAGGTGATGGACGCCTGCGGTGTCGACAAGGACGAGCTTACCGGCGTCGTGCGCCAGTATCTCGATCAGGAATATCAGTCGCTCAAGACCGAGGAAGACGCCGACCCGCAGCCCACTGCCGGGTTCCAGCGGGTGATCCAGCGCGCAATCCTGCATGTGCAGTCGAGCGGCAAGGACACCGTGACCGGCGCCAACGTGCTGGTGGCGCTGTTCTCCGAGCGCGATTCCTACGCCGTCTATTTCCTGCAGCAACAGGATATGAGTCGGCTCGATGCGGTGAGCTTCATCAGCCACGGCATCGGCAAGGGCGGCAGGCAAATCGAAAATCGCGCCGCTTCGGCAGGCGAGGAGGAGGCGCAGACGCGCGGCGACGATAAGGGCGAGAAAAAGAAGGATTCCGCGCTCGACCAGTTCTGCGTCAATCTCAATCAGAAGGCGCTCGACGGGAAGGTCGATCCGCTGATCGGCCGTGGCCCGGAAGTCGATCGCACGGTGCAGATCCTATGCCGTCGCTCGAAGAACAATCCGCTCTATGTCGGCGATCCCGGCGTCGGAAAGACCGCCATCGCGGAAGGCCTGGCCCGCAAGATCGTCGAGGGCGAAGTGCCCGACGTGCTCGAGGATGCGGTGATCTACTCGCTCGACATGGGCGCGCTGCTGGCGGGCACGCGCTATCGCGGCGATTTCGAGGAGCGGCTGAAGCAAGTCGTCAATGAGCTCGAAAAGATGCCCGAGGCCATTCTTTTCATCGACGAAATTCACACCGTGATCGGTGCCGGCGCGACCAGCGGCGGAGCGATGGATGCGTCCAATCTGCTCAAGCCGGCGCTTTCGAGCGGCGCGATCCGCTGCGTCGGTTCGACCACCTATAAGGAATTCCGCAATCACTTCGAAAAGGACCGCGCGCTGCTGCGCCGGTTCCAGAAGATCGACGTGAACGAGCCCACGATCGAGGACACGGTGAAGATCCTCAAGGGACTGCGCAGTGCCTTCGAGGAGCATCACAAGGTCAAATACACGCCCGATGCCATCAAGACCGCGGTCGAGATGAGCGCGCGTTACATCAACGACCGCAAGCTGCCCGACAAGGCGATCGACGTGATCGACGAAGTCGGCGCGATGCAGATGCTCGTGCCGCCGAGCCGTCGCCGCAAAACGATCACCGCCAAGGAGATCGAAAAGGTCGTCGCGACGATGGCACGCATCCCGCCCAAATCGGTCAGCAAGGACGACAGGGCCGCGCTTGCCAATCTCGAAAAGGATCTGAAGCGGGTCGTGTTCGGCCAGGACGAGGCGATCGATCGCCTGTCCACTGCGATGAAGCTAAGCCGTGCAGGCCTGCGCGATCCGGACAAGCCCATCGGCAGTTTCCTGTTCAGCGGTCCGACCGGCGTCGGCAAGACCGAAGTCGCGCGCCAGCTCGCCTCCATCATGGGGATCGAGCTCAAGCGCTTCGACATGTCCGAATATATGGAGCGGCACAGCGTGTCCCGCCTGATCGGGGCGCCTCCGGGCTATGTCGGATACGATCAGGGAGGTCTGCTGACCGACGCCATCGATCAGCACCCGCATTGCGTGCTGCTGCTCGACGAAATCGAAAAAGCGCATCCCGACTTGTTCAACATCCTGCTGCAGGTCATGGATAACGGCAAGCTGACGGATCATCACGGCAAGACCGTCGATTTCCGCAATGTCGTCCTCGTGATGACGACCAACGCCGGTGCGTCCGACGCGGCCAAGCAGGGCATCGGTTTCGGTGCGGGACAGCGGACCGACGCTTCGGAAGAAGCGGTGAAGAAGATGTTCACACCTGAATTCCGCAACCGTCTCGATGCGATCGTGCCCTTCGGCTATCTCGGCACCAATACGATCAGCCGCGTGGTCGACAAGTTCATCCTTCAGCTCGAACTCCAGCTGGCGGACCAGAACGTGCATATCCAGTTCGATGGCGATGCGCGCGAATGGCTTGGCAAGCGCGGTTACGACAAGCTGATGGGCGCGCGCCCGATGGGCCGCCTGATCCAGGAAAAGGTCAAGCAGCCGCTCGCCGAAGAGCTGCTGTTCGGCAAGCTCGCCAGCGGCGGCGAAGTGCATGTGAGCGTGAAG